The following proteins are co-located in the Hevea brasiliensis isolate MT/VB/25A 57/8 chromosome 11, ASM3005281v1, whole genome shotgun sequence genome:
- the LOC110645455 gene encoding thermospermine synthase ACAULIS5 — protein MGEAVEIIYTNGFSKLCTQPTPNHDHSSSWYEETIDDDLKWSFALNSVLHKGTSEFQDIALLDTKRFGKVLVIDGKMQSAEVDEFIYHECLIHPAFLCHPLPRNAFIMGGGEGSAAREALKHKSIEKVVMCDIDQEVVNFCRAYLTVNQDAFCNKKLNLVINDAKAELEKRTDKFDIIIGDLADPVEGGPCYQLYTKSFYEQILKPKLNDNGIFVTQAGPAGIFTHKEVFSSIYNTIKQVFKYVVAYSAHVPSFADTWGWVMASDQPFSTDAEEIDRRIEERIEGELLYLNGAAFLSSATLNKTVSLSLLTETHVYTEDDARFIPGHGLAYRN, from the exons ATGGGTGAGGCTGTTGAGATTATCTACACAAATGGTTTCTCTAAACTTTGCACCCAACCCACTCCAAATCATGATCATTCTTCCTCCTGGTATGAAGAAACCATTGATGATGATCTCAAATGGTCTTTTGCTTTGAACAG TGTTCTACACAAGGGAACAAGTGAGTTTCAAGACATTGCTCTCCTGGACACAAAGCGCTTTGGCAAG GTGTTGGTGATTGATGGGAAGATGCAGAGTGCCGAAGTGGATGAATTCATATATCATGAATGCTTAATCCATCCAGCTTTCCTGTGCCACCCTCT CCCTCGAAATGCGTTCATAATGGGAGGTGGGGAAGGTTCAGCTGCAAGGGAAGCCCTCAAGCACAAGTCCATAGAGAAAGTGGTCATGTGTGATATTGATCag GAAGTGGTGAATTTCTGCCGCGCATATCTGACTGTAAATCAAGATGCATTTTGCAACAAGAAGCTTAATTTAGTCATTAATGATGCCAA GGCTGAGTTGGAGAAGAGGACTGACAAATTTGATATCATAATTGGAGACTTGGCTGACCCAGTTGAAGGAGGGCCTTGCTACCAGCTCTACACTAAATCTTTCTATGAGCAAATTCTCAAGCCTAAGCTCAATGATAATGGCATCTTTGTTACTCAG GCTGGACCTGCAGGCATTTTCACCCACAAGGAGGTCTTCTCCTCTATTTACAACACAATTAAACAGGTCTTCAAAT ATGTGGTAGCTTACAGTGCTCATGTGCCATCTTTTGCTGATACATGGGGATGGGTCATG GCCTCAGATCAACCCTTCTCTACAGATGCTGAGGAGATAGACAGGAGGATTGAAGAAAGAATTGAGGGTGAATTACTTTATTTGAATGGTGCTGCATTTCTCTCCTCTGCCACCTTGAACAAGACTGTTTCTCTGTC GCTGTTGACTGAAACTCATGTCTACACCGAGGATGATGCAAGATTTATTCCTGGGCATGGACTGGCTTACAGAAATTGA
- the LOC110645457 gene encoding uncharacterized protein LOC110645457: MPSVSMAISRPLATHRISTQPSDSQFFLQLLPVRPSKVVFSTKPKSRGQLELHAYLKEKAVTGLIAAVLTASVVIPEVAEAAGPGISPSLKNFLLSIVAGGLVVGILVGAVIAVANFDPVKRS, translated from the coding sequence ATGCCCTCAGTTTCAATGGCTATATCACGACCTTTAGCTACACACAGGATATCAACACAACCATCAGACTCCCAATTCTTCCTTCAGCTGCTTCCTGTAAGGCCATCGAAGGTGGTTTTCTCCACAAAGCCAAAATCCAGAGGCCAGCTTGAACTGCATGCTTATCTAAAAGAGAAAGCTGTGACAGGACTAATAGCAGCAGTGTTGACAGCTTCAGTGGTTATACCAGAGGTGGCAGAGGCAGCAGGACCTGGCATATCTCCATCTCTCAAGAACTTCTTGCTGAGCATAGTAGCTGGTGGGCTTGTAGTTGGTATCCTCGTTGGAGCTGTTATTGCGGTTGCCAACTTTGATCCTGTTAAGAGAAGCTGA